From the genome of Treponema peruense:
AAATGGAAAATAACAATGAAAACAAAAAGCCGTATCTGGCGCTGATGTTTATTACGACTGCAGTGTGTTTTATGCCCATGCTGTTTGGGCTTGCCGCGTGGAACAATCTTCCTGAAAGTATAGTCGTGCACTTTAATTTTAACAACGAACCCGACAATTTTGCCCCGAAGTGGGTAACAGTTTTTATTCTGCCGGCACTTATGGCTGCCATGAATATACTGTATCACCTGCTTATAGAAAAATCTGCAAAAGGACAGAAAATGCCTGCCGGTTTAAAGCTTGTTTTGAAATGGCTTGCACCCGTTCTGTGCCTTGTAGTCAGTGCCCTGGTTTATGCCTATACGCTGGGAAATTTTATAAATATAAGCGGAATTCTCATTCCTGTAGTAGGACTTGTCTTTGCTGCTGTAGGAAATTACATTCCAAAAATGAATTCTTCTGCAATAAACCTGACGGGACTTGATAAGTCTGATTCAGAGGGCATTACCAAAGCCAAGCGCGTGGTCGGAATACTGTTCGTTGCGGCCGGCGTGCTTAACTTTGCCTGCGGTTTCTTTTATTTCGGAAGATACGTGTTTATGGCATCACTCCCGGTACTTCTGCTGGGGGCTGTTTTTGCCCCTTTTTTTCTAGTAAAGCGCAGTTCCCGAAAGTAATATAACTTTATTCCTGTTCCTGCACTGCCGGATCCGAAGCAGGTTTTTGCGGTGCGGGAATAATTACTGCTTCGTCCGGGACAGAAACGCTTTCTTCTGCGGGCGGGGTGGTGCTGTTGTATAGAAAGTCCATTGCAAATCTGTTTGAGAGAGTCTGAACTGTTTCTTCAAAATAAGAGCATACTTCGTCCCTGTTCCAGTTGTTGTTTCTTAAAGGCGTGTATTCTGCTGAACGACCTGTGTATTCTTTGTTTATAATTGTTTTTCCCTGTGAATCTGCCGCGTATACTGTCATGACAACCCTTGCGCATACTCCTGCATTTCTGAATCCTTCTTGTAGTGTTTCTTTCTGGAAGCGGAATTTAACATAAACAAGCGCTTTTGCCCCTGTCTGTTCTGCCGTCATTTTGTTGAGTTTCCGTGAAGATGAGCCTATGACGTCGTATCCTGTTGCTGCAACCGTACTGTTGAGTGTGTCAAAGAAACCTGTTCCGGCGTTTCTGTAGGCAGGGCAGTCTTTGAGTGTTGCCGGTTCAATTACCTGGATTCCGTTTTGGGCGAGAGTATCTGCAAAAATGCGTGCGGCACTGTCAACCCGTTCCTGAACCAGAAGTGTTTCGGGATTGTTTTTGTCGAGTGCGCGGTTTATAAAGCCTGTAAGAATTCCGTCTTCCTGCTGTTCAAGTTCGTAATTGTCTCCTGTTTTTTCCTGGTACCACGGAACACCGTTGTTTGAGTAAACGGTCATTATTGCTGCGGGTGAATAGTCTGCAAGATTTACGGCTGTTGTACGGCAGGATGTGAGCGCAAGGACTGCGGCCGACAGGTAAAGGACTGGTTTTATTTTCATGGAACTGCCTCTTTTTTAAGATTTGTATCGGAATTATAGCATATAAAACGGAATTTGCAACATCAGAACATTTTCCGGCCTTCGGGAAAAGAAATTTCTTTATTTCAACCGCAACCTGTGATATACTGTATCAAAATAAGTTAAAGTATATCAAAGAAATTAAGAACGGAAGGTTAAAATGAATAATTCAATTTTTGCAAAAACAGCTGCTGCTGCCGTTGCTGCCGTACTTGCTGCCGGAACTGCCTTTGCCGCCAAACGTGACGCAGATAAAAGCGTGTATACAAAATATGCAAGTCCACGGAGCGGAACACAGGCTGAATGGGGTACCCTTAACTGCCACGATCCCAAGATTTTTCAGGATGATGACGGAATGTACTATGTTTATTCCACAGATGCTGCTATCGGAGGGGCCGGACAGAAGGGGCTTCAGATAAGACGCTCTGCTGATCTTGTAAACTGGGAATGCCTTAACACGTCTGCAATTCAGCGCAAGTGGGACAAAGCCTGGCTTAAGTGGGTTGAATTTGACCGCGCGGGAGCTTCTTCGTGGGCACCTACTGTAATTAAACAGAACGGACTGTACTATATGTATCACGGAATCATTACCGACAAAGACCGTTCGGGAGATCCTGTTGCTGCAATTGCACTTGCCGTTTCTTCAAGTGTAACGGGGCCTTTTTATCCTGCACATGAAGCCGCGGCAAAAGACCCCAAAATAAAGGAAGTGTTTGACTCCCTGGGCGTTTCCTATGAACAGTCTCTTCTTGTACGCTACACATATTATGACAGAAGCTACACGAGCGATGACGAGTCGATTACAATGTACGACATGCTCAACACCGGTTCATATGACACTCAGAATGAAACAGACAGTGATTTTACCGGCATGGCATACGGCTTTGGCTGTATTGACCCTGAATTTGTTACCGACGTTTCTACAGGAAAACAGATGGTTTACAATGTGGGCGGAACAGACTGCTACGGAGTAACCTACGGCTCGTGGAAAGGTGGAATTGCCCTTATGTATGTGGACACTGTTTCGCTCAAACCTGTGGACAGAGAAGGAAATATTCTTGATGTTCCTGCAGATTCTGTTGAAGGCGCGTTCGGAAAGGCAATTGCCGGAGGTTACGGTGCTGCCTATGAAGGAGCGCAGGTTATCTACAACAGCAGTAACGGCTGGTATTATTGTTTTGTTTCGATGGGTTCTCTGGACTGGGACTACCGCGTCGGTGTGGGAAGAAGCCGTTCACCTGAAGGACCTTATATTGATGCTTCGGGCAGAAGTATGATGATTGGTCCTCTTAACGGAGCCGGTGAGTTCCATAAGATTGGCGGCAAAATAATAGGATCCCATGTTCTTAAGGGAGAACTCAGTTTCAGAAGCCAGGGTGGCCAGTCAATTCTGCGCACACAGGACGGAAAAGTTGTCTTTGCAAACCACGCACGCACAAATTTCCTGCCGGGATATTTTTTCTTCCTGCAGATACACCAGATGTTCTTTACAGAAGACGGATGGCCTGTCCTTAACCAGAATGAATACTACAACGACTATGACGGAAAAGACGAAGCTCT
Proteins encoded in this window:
- a CDS encoding DUF1648 domain-containing protein is translated as MENNNENKKPYLALMFITTAVCFMPMLFGLAAWNNLPESIVVHFNFNNEPDNFAPKWVTVFILPALMAAMNILYHLLIEKSAKGQKMPAGLKLVLKWLAPVLCLVVSALVYAYTLGNFINISGILIPVVGLVFAAVGNYIPKMNSSAINLTGLDKSDSEGITKAKRVVGILFVAAGVLNFACGFFYFGRYVFMASLPVLLLGAVFAPFFLVKRSSRK
- a CDS encoding glycoside hydrolase family 43 protein, which translates into the protein MNNSIFAKTAAAAVAAVLAAGTAFAAKRDADKSVYTKYASPRSGTQAEWGTLNCHDPKIFQDDDGMYYVYSTDAAIGGAGQKGLQIRRSADLVNWECLNTSAIQRKWDKAWLKWVEFDRAGASSWAPTVIKQNGLYYMYHGIITDKDRSGDPVAAIALAVSSSVTGPFYPAHEAAAKDPKIKEVFDSLGVSYEQSLLVRYTYYDRSYTSDDESITMYDMLNTGSYDTQNETDSDFTGMAYGFGCIDPEFVTDVSTGKQMVYNVGGTDCYGVTYGSWKGGIALMYVDTVSLKPVDREGNILDVPADSVEGAFGKAIAGGYGAAYEGAQVIYNSSNGWYYCFVSMGSLDWDYRVGVGRSRSPEGPYIDASGRSMMIGPLNGAGEFHKIGGKIIGSHVLKGELSFRSQGGQSILRTQDGKVVFANHARTNFLPGYFFFLQIHQMFFTEDGWPVLNQNEYYNDYDGKDEALAPLSAEDIAGTYDTILTVRSDRQGDYTFNGDTKPVTGIYLDDAIPTESKEVVLEADGTVKGTYKGTWTLSDNGCSVVIKINGLGDFKGYVLKATDWAKNRSTTRKTVTFTTLECSGKGCGEYFWGNRRDK